Genomic segment of Oncorhynchus keta strain PuntledgeMale-10-30-2019 chromosome 12, Oket_V2, whole genome shotgun sequence:
GCTGGCTGCATTCTGGCCAGTCATGACACAGCTCTCCAAGCCACACAGCATGGACACCACATAGTCATGGATGGTTCCTGCCACCATGAAGTCAGACAGGAACCCCGGCCTGCATTCAAACACACATGGAAAAGAATAATGACAAGCTTTCTGAATCTATTAGTCTATAGAGTAAACTCCTGATAAGTGCACATAGGATAAGTGTAAACTGGGTGTAATAGACATACACTTATCCTACATGTGTACTTATCAGGAGTCGACTGGCTGTATATGAAGTAAACCTATTTCTCAAAATCAGCCAAGTCATGTAAGCATAATATTGTAGGCCTATGTACCTGTATTTCATGTACCAGAAGATAGTGGCACAACCAAAGCCTGTGGCTATGCTGAGATGTGAGTCTGGGTTTGGAAGAGTAGACAGGAAATCACTGTTGCAGCGCCCATCCTGCCAGGTGATTAGATGACTGGTGTCTCTAGGGCTGAAGAGGTGGCGGCTGTCTCCACCTGACCAATTACAGCCTGAGGGTAGACAGTGATGGTACAGGACTTGTTTGAATAAAGTGTTGTGATTTCTACATAAAAAAATGTATACCACATAATAGTGGGTGACACACTTTATGGTTTTACCTGTTTGTGCTTTCCAGAATACAACCCCATGCATTTGTCCAGACACCCCAATTCTACTGACATTCTGGAGCTTGTCTATGGGCAGAGAGGCAATGCACTCATTCAGAGTCGTTATGATTTGTACAGAGTCCTGCTCTTTGGCCTGCAAAGGAAAaccaataatataatatatagttaAGAAGAGGTCTATAAATCAACAAGATTACGACCAATTTGAGATAAAAATCCACACCAGCTTGAAAGGCTTAAAATGCTGTACATTTGAAAGAGTGAAAGCTCATTATGTGCGGTGATTCAGAGAGAGGTGCCTGTCACCTGTCACATACATGCGTTTCGTCGCTGACGATATATGCCTTGGTTGGCAAAGAGAAGCCATCCGTTACTGTTTTTGAGTTAATATCAAGTAACACGACCTTGATTGAAGTAGTTCCTATGTCTATGCCGAGTACATATTTCGCCATGGTTGCTCCCCGCATAGCATTAGGCTCCTTAGCCAATTAATAACTGTACGTTTTATCCAGAGCGCAGTGTTTATAAACAGTGCTCTACTATTTTGATCTCAGGCAGTCACCGTAGAGACCAAAGTTCATTACAAAGGTCATAGGTCACAACAAATATATCTTAAAAATATCACAAAATGTGAAAGtaatttaataaaataaaatatttgggTGATTAAAAGTAGATAACTGAACACATTCATCCACTGACTTCATAAAAAGCGAGCAGTTGATACAAAAACAAATGTCCCAGAATGCATTTAACAAGAAAATGGCCGATTCAGAATGACGGGTCGCATCTGCTGTgctagctaggttgaatttgctTTATTTCTGTAATTATATTCCAGCAGCGAAGCCGTTACTAAATACATTCTGTAGGAATATTACGTGTCACAAATGATGTCCATTTGATGTGTTTGTGAAGTAAACGAAGCACTGTATATTATTTTTTTCATTCGGTGAGTTACCAGCTAGCTTACAGTCCAGATGTCAATTTAGCTAGCACTTTCGTTAGTAACAAAATAGGCTAGATTGACAAATGATTCACAATTTGTTCAAGATCATGAAAGTATTAGGCAACATGTAATCAATAATGCATTTTTTTTGCAGCCGCAGCTTTTATCGTTGGCAATCAAATCAAGTGCAGACATGTCCTCAGTCATCGTAGCAAAACGAGAGGGACCACAGTTTATCAGCGAGGTCGCTGTGAGGGGCAACGCCGCCATGCTGGACTACTGTCGGACGTCTGTGTCGGCTCTGTCCGGGGCAACAGCGGGCATCCTTGGGCTCACAGGACTGTACGGATTTATCTTCTATTTCCTCGCCTCGTTTCTACTCTCCCTTCTTCTAATCCTCAAGGCCAGTCGCAGGTGGAACAAGTGCTTCAAGTCTCGGAGGATGCTCTTCACAGGAGGGCTCGTTGGAGGTCTTTTCACCTACGTCCTGTTCTGGACCTTCCTCTACGGAATGGTGCATGTGTACTAATATAGTTGACCAGAATGATTTTGGTTTTAACCCTAATGTCAGAGAAATGAATATTAACTGCCCACACACTGTTTGTAGATATAGGTGATTGATGAAATATGTTAGATTAACTGTTTATACAGCTATGTGAAGTACACTATATAtgcagaagtatgtggacaccccatcaAATAAGTGTATTTGGCAATTTCAGCcatacccgttgctgacaggtatacaactgagcacacagccatggaatctccatagacaaacattagcagtagaatagccttactgaagagctctctGACTTTAAATGTAGCTCTGTCATAGGATGcctcctttccaacaagtcagttcgtcacacttctgccctgctagaggtgccccggtcaactgtaagtgctgtttttgtgaagtggaaacgtctaggagcaacaaccgctcagctgtgaagtggtaggccacacaagctcacagaacgggaccgtcgAGTGCTGTAACATGTCAAAATCGTCTgccctcagttgcaacactcactacagagttccagaCTGCCTccggaagcaacatcagcacaaactgtttgtcgggagcttcatgaaatgggtttccatggctgagccgCTGCACAcaagcatagtgccaactgtaaagtttggtggaggagtaatAATAGTCTGTGGTGTGTTTGGGGGGTTCGGGctatgccccttagttccagtgaagggaaatcttaacgatTCTGTGCTttgaactttgtggcaacagtttgggaaaggccatttcctgtttcagcttgACAATGCCCCCTGTGCACGGTccaaacagaaatggtttgttgagattggtgtggattGAATTTGACtgccctgcacagagccctgacctcaaccaaatcaaacacctttgggatgaattggaatgccgactacGAGTCAGATCTAATCATCCGACATCGGTGCCTGaccttactaatgctcttgtggcttaaTGGAAGCaggtccccgcagcaatgttccaacatctagtggaaagccttcccagaagagtggaggctgttattgaaGCGagagggggggaccaactccatattaatgcccatgtttttgaaatgagatgttggacgagcaagtgtccacataagtttggtcatgtagtgtataagtCAGCAACTCTATTTGTATACTAATAAAATATTTCTCTCGTGCACTGAACTGCTGCAGTATATTATTGTTTCTCTGCTCTATTGCATCTATAGGATAACTGAATTTCCCAAGTTCTCATCTAGCAGTTGAC
This window contains:
- the LOC118391151 gene encoding ER membrane protein complex subunit 6 produces the protein MSSVIVAKREGPQFISEVAVRGNAAMLDYCRTSVSALSGATAGILGLTGLYGFIFYFLASFLLSLLLILKASRRWNKCFKSRRMLFTGGLVGGLFTYVLFWTFLYGMVHVY